One window of Helicobacter winghamensis ATCC BAA-430 genomic DNA carries:
- the hisH gene encoding imidazole glycerol phosphate synthase subunit HisH, with product MLGIVNYQVGNLASVKNAVLRLGEKVEIESNPYNLKNYDRLILPGVGAFGDAMEHLRNSGMQEAVLEFVKSGKPLLGICLGMQLLFQKSYEFGEHFGLGLLEGEVVKFNFDNSVKKIPHMGWNVVHKKMESPLLQDLDSIFYLYFVHSFYVKNLENAVGVSNYGVDFASIVQKENIFGIQPHPEKSHNVGLRILKNFIEL from the coding sequence ATGTTAGGGATTGTAAATTATCAAGTTGGCAATCTTGCAAGTGTTAAAAATGCAGTTTTAAGGCTTGGAGAAAAGGTAGAGATTGAGAGTAATCCGTATAATCTTAAAAACTATGATCGCCTGATTTTGCCCGGAGTTGGGGCATTTGGTGATGCAATGGAGCATTTGCGTAATTCTGGTATGCAAGAAGCAGTGCTAGAGTTTGTAAAAAGCGGTAAGCCTTTGCTTGGGATTTGCTTAGGAATGCAACTTCTTTTTCAAAAAAGTTATGAGTTTGGCGAACATTTTGGACTTGGGCTTTTAGAAGGGGAAGTGGTGAAATTTAATTTTGACAATAGTGTAAAAAAGATTCCGCATATGGGGTGGAATGTCGTGCATAAAAAGATGGAATCGCCTTTATTGCAAGATTTGGATTCTATTTTTTATTTGTATTTTGTGCATAGTTTTTATGTTAAAAATTTAGAAAATGCAGTTGGGGTTAGCAATTATGGAGTAGATTTTGCTTCTATTGTGCAAAAAGAGAATATTTTTGGAATCCAGCCTCATCCGGAAAAATCACACAATGTAGGGCTTAGGATTCTTAAAAATTTTATAGAGTTATAA
- a CDS encoding F0F1 ATP synthase subunit A — protein sequence MDGRLFTFFGMISHDHDFIIAIHTVLVAVIAIVLAKLATSKLQVVPGTIQNIFEAFLGGVIFMAKDVIGEEKARKYLPLTATIALFVFLANLIGIIPGFEAPSSSLSFTLTLALVVFVFYNFEGIRTFGVVKYFAHFAGPIKPLAPLMFPIEIISHCSRLVSLSFRLFGNIKGDDMFLLVMLMLAPWVAPLPAFLLLTFMAFLQAFIFMILTYVFLAGAVLESEEAH from the coding sequence ATGGACGGAAGATTATTTACCTTTTTTGGAATGATTAGCCACGATCATGACTTTATTATCGCAATCCACACAGTGTTAGTTGCTGTAATTGCGATTGTTTTAGCAAAACTTGCAACTTCTAAGCTGCAAGTTGTTCCTGGCACTATACAGAATATTTTTGAAGCGTTTTTGGGTGGTGTAATTTTTATGGCAAAAGATGTTATTGGAGAGGAGAAGGCTCGTAAATATTTGCCTTTAACTGCTACAATTGCCCTTTTTGTTTTTTTGGCAAATTTAATCGGAATTATTCCGGGTTTTGAAGCGCCTTCATCAAGTTTGAGTTTTACACTAACGCTTGCTTTAGTTGTGTTTGTATTTTATAATTTTGAAGGAATTCGCACTTTTGGCGTTGTGAAATATTTTGCACACTTTGCTGGACCTATCAAGCCACTAGCGCCTTTAATGTTCCCTATTGAAATCATCTCACATTGTTCAAGATTAGTTTCTTTATCTTTCCGTCTTTTTGGAAATATCAAGGGAGATGATATGTTCTTGCTTGTAATGCTTATGCTTGCCCCTTGGGTTGCACCTCTTCCAGCATTTTTGCTTTTAACATTTATGGCATTTTTACAAGCATTTATTTTTATGATTCTAACTTATGTTTTCTTGGCAGGAGCGGTTTTAGAAAGTGAGGAAGCCCATTAA
- a CDS encoding RDD family protein — MRWRKVKQGKELLKEKNFKKDSIIALSKPVRLESKNFKNLPLKLHKELESSGSKALFYAGFLERGKAQVIDTFMIYMPLLYVLTYVVIGSAQGFRESSWAPAVGVLVYASIVALLLALKGQTPGKKAYDLWIVRENGKKVTFLFAFFRFFAFLVSGTSVIGILLPLWRKDKKALHDILFQTIVLRKG; from the coding sequence GTGCGCTGGAGAAAGGTTAAACAAGGCAAAGAATTACTTAAAGAAAAGAATTTTAAAAAAGATTCTATAATTGCACTTTCAAAGCCTGTGCGGTTAGAGTCTAAAAATTTTAAAAATCTCCCTTTAAAATTGCACAAAGAGTTAGAGAGTAGTGGTTCTAAGGCGCTTTTTTATGCTGGGTTTTTAGAGCGCGGTAAGGCGCAAGTGATTGATACTTTTATGATTTATATGCCTCTTTTGTATGTTTTAACCTATGTTGTTATTGGCAGTGCGCAAGGATTCCGTGAGTCTAGTTGGGCTCCGGCTGTTGGGGTGTTGGTTTATGCAAGTATTGTGGCACTGCTTCTAGCACTCAAGGGGCAAACACCTGGAAAAAAGGCATATGATTTATGGATTGTGCGCGAAAATGGAAAAAAAGTTACATTTCTTTTTGCATTTTTTCGCTTTTTCGCTTTTTTGGTTTCTGGTACGAGCGTTATTGGAATCTTATTGCCGCTGTGGCGCAAGGATAAAAAAGCATTACACGATATATTGTTTCAAACAATTGTGCTAAGAAAAGGTTAA
- the hisA gene encoding 1-(5-phosphoribosyl)-5-[(5-phosphoribosylamino)methylideneamino]imidazole-4-carboxamide isomerase produces MQIIPAIDLKDGCAVRLSQGLMESAKIYEKDPLDLAKHFEYLGAKYLHIVDLDGAFAGEPKNHRVIERICRDSKLKIEVGGGIRNEEIIKSYIDLGVTRVILGSIALKNPEFALKMAEKYAVVIGIDAKDGKVATEGWAKSGSTLAWEFAEIFKGSKVEAIICTDIARDGMLNGINVDFAKTIQQKSELFTIASGGLSNLSDFEKLENARISGVIVGKAFYEGKIDLKEVFEKFGDK; encoded by the coding sequence ATGCAGATTATTCCAGCAATTGATTTAAAAGATGGTTGTGCTGTTCGGCTTAGTCAAGGCTTAATGGAGAGTGCAAAGATTTATGAAAAAGATCCTTTAGATTTAGCAAAACATTTTGAATATCTTGGGGCTAAGTATTTGCATATTGTGGATTTAGATGGTGCATTTGCAGGAGAGCCAAAAAATCATAGGGTAATTGAAAGAATTTGTAGGGATTCTAAGCTTAAAATTGAAGTTGGGGGTGGAATCCGTAATGAAGAGATTATTAAAAGTTATATTGATTTAGGTGTTACGCGCGTGATTTTAGGCTCTATCGCGCTTAAAAACCCAGAATTTGCGCTCAAAATGGCAGAAAAATATGCGGTAGTTATAGGCATTGATGCAAAAGATGGTAAGGTTGCAACAGAAGGTTGGGCGAAGAGTGGAAGCACTCTAGCTTGGGAGTTTGCAGAGATTTTTAAAGGTAGCAAAGTAGAGGCTATTATTTGCACAGACATTGCGCGTGATGGAATGCTAAATGGAATCAATGTGGATTTTGCAAAAACAATTCAACAAAAAAGCGAGCTTTTTACCATTGCTAGTGGTGGATTATCAAACCTAAGTGATTTTGAAAAGTTAGAAAATGCTAGAATCAGTGGTGTGATTGTAGGAAAAGCGTTTTATGAAGGGAAAATTGATTTAAAAGAAGTTTTTGAAAAATTTGGAGATAAGTAG
- a CDS encoding phosphatidylserine decarboxylase has protein sequence MKTTTELIAKEGWKPLIIALFGLLLSVLLNWNFLAFVFLAVVLCMAYFYRNLERIAEDIADDCVLAPLDGIIKNIQNKEDGIHLSIKKPICFCGMLRMPLAKFGKAGEAMELERVFGLKNGKSATGKHIKIAFKRDRDSETMLYLTLYPRNFSQLFLYFWDLDFKLGERLGFFLSGDAELVIPLEAELKVNIEDKIYAGQTLIASFKE, from the coding sequence ATGAAAACAACCACAGAACTTATTGCAAAAGAAGGTTGGAAACCTTTAATCATTGCGCTATTTGGACTTTTACTTTCTGTGTTGTTAAATTGGAATTTTTTAGCCTTTGTGTTTTTGGCTGTTGTGCTATGTATGGCGTATTTCTATCGTAATTTAGAACGCATTGCTGAAGATATTGCTGATGATTGTGTGTTAGCACCCTTAGATGGCATAATTAAGAATATTCAGAATAAAGAAGATGGAATTCATTTAAGTATTAAAAAACCGATTTGTTTTTGTGGAATGCTTAGAATGCCGTTAGCTAAATTTGGTAAAGCCGGGGAAGCTATGGAGCTAGAGCGTGTTTTTGGACTTAAAAATGGTAAGAGTGCCACTGGGAAGCATATAAAGATTGCTTTTAAGCGCGATAGGGATAGTGAAACAATGCTCTATTTGACTTTGTATCCAAGAAATTTTTCACAACTTTTTTTGTATTTTTGGGATCTAGATTTTAAATTAGGTGAGCGTTTGGGATTTTTTTTAAGTGGCGATGCAGAGCTTGTAATTCCATTGGAAGCGGAATTAAAAGTAAATATTGAAGATAAGATTTACGCTGGGCAAACATTGATTGCAAGCTTCAAGGAATAG
- the frr gene encoding ribosome recycling factor — protein sequence MEAIYTHTKEAMDKSIEAMKKEFGTLRSGKVSVSILDHIRIDYYDTPTPLNQVGSVIAQDASTIVITPWEKNLLKDIERAIQEANIGVNPNNDGETIKLFFPPMTSEQRKEIAKEAKNIGEKAKVAIRNIRKDSNDKIKKLEKDKEISEDESKKGQDEIQKFTDNATKKIDELVKHKEEDLLKI from the coding sequence ATGGAAGCAATTTATACGCATACAAAAGAAGCAATGGATAAAAGTATTGAAGCGATGAAAAAGGAATTTGGAACTTTGCGTAGCGGTAAGGTTTCTGTTTCTATTCTTGATCACATTCGCATTGATTATTATGATACTCCAACGCCGCTTAATCAAGTTGGCTCTGTTATCGCACAAGATGCTAGCACGATTGTAATCACACCCTGGGAAAAAAATTTACTAAAAGATATTGAAAGAGCAATTCAAGAAGCAAATATTGGTGTAAATCCCAATAATGATGGCGAGACAATTAAACTCTTTTTTCCTCCGATGACAAGTGAGCAAAGAAAAGAGATTGCTAAAGAAGCTAAGAATATAGGCGAAAAGGCAAAGGTTGCAATTCGCAATATCAGAAAAGATTCCAATGATAAGATTAAAAAGCTAGAAAAAGATAAGGAAATTAGCGAAGATGAGTCCAAAAAAGGTCAAGATGAGATTCAAAAATTTACCGATAATGCCACAAAAAAGATTGATGAGTTAGTTAAACACAAAGAAGAGGATTTGTTAAAAATCTAG
- a CDS encoding chemotaxis response regulator CheY, whose protein sequence is MKMVVVDDSSTMRRIIKNTLARLGYNDILEGENGVEGWEKMNANPDVKVLITDWNMPEMNGLDLVKKVRADERFKDIPIIMVTTEGGKAEVITALKAGVNNYIVKPFTPQVLKEKLEVVLGVND, encoded by the coding sequence TTGAAAATGGTTGTTGTTGATGATAGCTCTACGATGCGTAGAATTATCAAAAATACCTTAGCAAGACTTGGTTATAACGATATTTTAGAAGGTGAAAATGGCGTTGAGGGTTGGGAAAAAATGAATGCTAACCCTGATGTCAAGGTTCTAATCACGGACTGGAATATGCCAGAAATGAATGGTTTGGATTTAGTTAAGAAAGTGCGTGCTGATGAGCGCTTTAAAGATATTCCTATTATTATGGTTACAACAGAGGGTGGGAAAGCAGAAGTTATTACAGCGTTAAAAGCAGGAGTAAATAATTATATTGTAAAGCCTTTCACGCCGCAAGTTTTAAAAGAAAAATTAGAAGTTGTTTTAGGTGTAAATGACTAA
- the secG gene encoding preprotein translocase subunit SecG yields MSGILLILQFVLAILITIVVMMQKSSSMGLGAYSGSNESLFGAKGPAGFLVKLTFALGLLFVLNTIALGYLYMQDAKRSIIDGAEIPASSVPAVPVAPAPLESGIPAQNTESK; encoded by the coding sequence ATGAGTGGAATTTTGTTGATTTTGCAATTTGTGCTGGCAATTTTGATTACAATTGTTGTAATGATGCAAAAAAGCTCAAGTATGGGACTTGGAGCATATAGTGGTAGTAATGAGAGTTTATTTGGAGCAAAAGGTCCTGCTGGATTTTTAGTGAAGCTTACCTTTGCACTTGGCTTACTTTTTGTATTAAATACTATCGCGCTTGGTTATCTTTATATGCAAGATGCCAAGCGTTCAATTATCGATGGAGCGGAGATTCCAGCATCTTCCGTTCCTGCTGTGCCTGTTGCGCCGGCTCCTTTAGAATCAGGGATCCCTGCGCAAAATACAGAATCTAAATAA
- the pyrE gene encoding orotate phosphoribosyltransferase, translating to MDIAQIYKNANALLEGHFLLSSGRHSPFYLQSAKVLENPKVAENLAYELASLIRKSGIKVDCICSPALGGILAGYELARTLGVRFIFTERVEGAMALRRGFEVKPKERVIVCEDIITTGGSAMESAGVIKALGAEIVGFAALANRGICNRFNAPKNTEAPDCKLDVSLPLFALEDFIFETYEAKDCPLCKQGSQAIKPGSRGN from the coding sequence ATGGATATCGCACAAATTTACAAGAATGCAAACGCGCTGTTAGAAGGGCATTTTTTATTAAGCAGTGGAAGACACTCGCCTTTTTATCTGCAATCTGCAAAGGTATTGGAAAATCCGAAAGTAGCTGAGAATTTAGCATATGAGCTTGCGTCTTTAATTCGCAAATCTGGGATCAAGGTGGATTGTATTTGTTCGCCTGCTCTTGGTGGGATCTTAGCGGGCTATGAGTTAGCGCGCACACTTGGAGTTCGCTTTATTTTCACAGAGCGTGTAGAGGGCGCAATGGCGTTAAGACGAGGCTTTGAAGTGAAGCCTAAAGAGAGAGTTATTGTTTGTGAAGATATTATTACTACAGGTGGTTCTGCAATGGAATCTGCAGGAGTTATTAAGGCTTTAGGGGCTGAAATTGTAGGTTTTGCAGCCTTAGCAAATCGAGGTATTTGTAATCGTTTTAATGCACCAAAGAATACGGAAGCTCCAGATTGCAAGCTAGACGTAAGTCTCCCCTTGTTTGCATTAGAAGATTTTATCTTTGAAACTTATGAAGCAAAAGATTGTCCATTGTGCAAGCAAGGATCGCAGGCTATTAAACCGGGAAGTCGTGGAAATTAG
- the pssA gene encoding CDP-diacylglycerol--serine O-phosphatidyltransferase, whose protein sequence is MRIDPLYIFPNLFTGASIYLGILAISYAFMGRFTLACWLVLVSLIFDGLDGRVARLTGTTSKFGVEFDSLADVVAFGVAPAMILFFYTGFHYGKFGVVVAGLYVVFGAIRLARFNITTTQNEPNVFIGLPIPAAAVFVVSWLLFEMYLSRIYPHYSYEILLFLMVASLAVSLLMVSNIRYPSFKKMNLERFGFKKIIVFLMLVLAILFIYPIFTIVTLITLYVCFGPSRAMYYLLARRFNKD, encoded by the coding sequence ATGCGTATTGATCCGCTTTATATTTTTCCAAACCTTTTTACGGGTGCTAGCATTTATCTAGGAATCTTGGCGATTTCCTATGCATTTATGGGGCGTTTTACTTTAGCATGTTGGCTTGTGCTTGTGAGTTTAATTTTTGATGGATTAGATGGGCGTGTGGCTAGATTAACAGGCACAACAAGCAAGTTTGGGGTGGAGTTTGACTCTTTAGCTGATGTTGTTGCTTTTGGTGTGGCGCCGGCGATGATTTTGTTTTTTTACACAGGATTCCATTATGGAAAATTTGGCGTTGTTGTGGCTGGATTGTATGTTGTGTTTGGAGCAATCCGTCTAGCACGCTTTAATATTACTACAACTCAAAATGAGCCAAATGTTTTTATAGGTCTCCCTATTCCTGCTGCTGCGGTGTTTGTGGTGAGTTGGCTGCTTTTTGAGATGTATTTAAGCAGGATTTATCCGCACTATTCTTATGAAATTTTGCTGTTTTTAATGGTTGCAAGTCTTGCTGTGTCGCTTCTAATGGTGAGTAATATCCGCTATCCCAGCTTTAAAAAGATGAATTTAGAGCGGTTTGGTTTTAAGAAAATCATTGTATTTTTAATGTTGGTGCTAGCAATTTTGTTTATCTATCCCATTTTTACGATTGTAACTTTGATTACTCTTTATGTATGTTTTGGTCCGAGTCGCGCGATGTATTACTTGCTAGCAAGACGCTTTAATAAGGATTAA
- the ftsH gene encoding ATP-dependent zinc metalloprotease FtsH encodes MQNLNNNQNPQDKKPNGFFNQNPLMVFVIFAIIAIVAFKMMSPSGEVSKLSGASTTRTINYYELKKLIENKQVDFVAIGQTNIKATSESGGSKIIYNAQRVNPDNTLIPLLDEKGVEYTGYSENNWLSDMLFGWVLPVFIFFAIWMFLANRMQKNMGNGILGIGSSKKLVNAEKPNVKFEDMAGNSEAKDEVVEVVDFLKNPERYATLGAKIPKGVLLVGPPGTGKTLLAKAVAGEANVPFFSVSGSSFIEMFVGVGASRVRDLFENAKKEAPSIIFIDEIDAIGKSRAAGGMISGNDEREQTLNQLLAEMDGFSSDASPVIVLAATNRPEVLDPALLRPGRFDRQVLVDKPDFEGRVEILKVHIKNIKLARSVDLFEVAKLTAGLAGADLANIVNEAALLAGRNNKKEVEQSDFLEAVERGIAGLEKKSRRISPKEKKIVAYHESGHALIAEITKGAKKVTKVSIIPRGLAALGYTLNAPEENKYLMQKHELLAEVDVLLGGRAAEEVFLGEISTGASNDLERATDIIKAMVSYYGMTEVAGLMVLEKQRNVFLNGGLSSAREYSEEMAQKMDTHIKEVLNERFTAVKTSLETYREAIENIVKELFEKENIDGEKVREIIRDYEEKNNMESRLVALEKEEA; translated from the coding sequence ATGCAAAATCTAAATAATAATCAAAATCCACAAGATAAAAAACCTAATGGATTTTTTAATCAAAATCCACTGATGGTTTTTGTGATTTTTGCAATCATTGCTATTGTAGCATTTAAGATGATGTCGCCTAGTGGAGAAGTCAGTAAGTTAAGTGGAGCAAGTACAACACGAACAATTAATTATTATGAGTTAAAAAAGCTTATTGAAAATAAGCAAGTGGATTTTGTTGCCATTGGTCAAACTAATATTAAGGCAACTTCTGAGAGTGGCGGAAGTAAGATAATTTATAACGCACAACGCGTAAATCCGGATAACACACTAATTCCTTTACTTGATGAAAAAGGTGTGGAATACACAGGTTATAGTGAGAATAATTGGTTAAGCGATATGCTTTTTGGTTGGGTTTTACCTGTGTTTATTTTCTTTGCAATTTGGATGTTTTTAGCAAATCGTATGCAAAAAAATATGGGGAATGGAATTTTGGGAATTGGAAGCTCAAAAAAACTTGTCAATGCAGAAAAGCCAAATGTGAAATTTGAAGATATGGCTGGAAATTCAGAAGCAAAAGATGAGGTTGTAGAGGTGGTAGATTTTTTGAAAAATCCTGAACGCTATGCAACTTTGGGAGCTAAGATTCCAAAAGGCGTGCTTTTAGTAGGACCTCCTGGAACTGGAAAAACGCTTTTAGCAAAAGCAGTGGCAGGGGAGGCGAATGTGCCGTTTTTTTCTGTGAGTGGAAGTAGCTTTATTGAAATGTTTGTGGGTGTGGGTGCTAGTCGTGTGCGTGATTTGTTTGAAAATGCAAAGAAGGAAGCCCCAAGTATCATCTTTATTGATGAGATTGATGCTATTGGAAAAAGTCGTGCGGCGGGAGGAATGATAAGTGGAAATGATGAAAGAGAGCAAACGCTAAATCAACTTTTGGCGGAAATGGATGGATTTAGCTCTGATGCCTCTCCAGTAATTGTTCTTGCTGCGACAAATCGTCCTGAAGTGCTTGATCCAGCACTTTTAAGACCGGGAAGATTTGATAGACAAGTGCTTGTAGATAAACCAGATTTTGAGGGGCGTGTGGAAATCTTAAAAGTGCATATTAAAAATATTAAGTTAGCGCGCAGTGTGGATTTATTTGAGGTAGCAAAACTAACAGCTGGGCTTGCAGGTGCAGATTTGGCAAATATAGTAAATGAAGCAGCGCTTCTTGCAGGGCGTAATAATAAAAAGGAGGTTGAACAAAGCGATTTCTTAGAAGCAGTAGAGAGGGGAATTGCAGGATTGGAGAAAAAATCTCGTAGAATTTCTCCAAAAGAGAAGAAAATTGTTGCTTATCATGAAAGTGGGCATGCTTTAATTGCAGAGATTACAAAGGGCGCAAAAAAGGTTACAAAGGTTTCTATAATTCCTCGCGGGCTTGCAGCGCTTGGTTATACACTAAATGCTCCTGAAGAAAATAAATATTTAATGCAAAAACATGAATTGCTGGCAGAAGTTGATGTCTTGCTTGGTGGAAGGGCTGCTGAAGAAGTATTTTTAGGAGAGATTTCAACGGGGGCTAGCAACGATTTAGAGAGAGCAACTGATATTATTAAGGCAATGGTAAGTTATTATGGAATGACAGAAGTTGCTGGTTTGATGGTACTTGAGAAGCAACGCAATGTGTTTTTAAATGGTGGTTTAAGTAGTGCTAGAGAATATAGCGAAGAAATGGCGCAAAAAATGGACACACATATCAAGGAAGTTTTAAATGAGCGCTTTACCGCGGTTAAGACTTCGTTAGAGACTTATAGGGAAGCTATTGAAAATATTGTAAAAGAATTATTTGAAAAAGAAAATATTGATGGCGAAAAAGTGCGCGAGATTATTAGAGACTATGAAGAAAAAAATAATATGGAATCGCGTCTTGTAGCATTAGAAAAAGAAGAAGCTTAA
- a CDS encoding 2-isopropylmalate synthase — protein MEMIKIFDTTLRDGEQSPGASMNTEEKVKLALQLERLGVDIMEAGFAAASPGDFEAISRIAEVVQNSTICSLARAIPNDIERAAKALDGAKQKRIHTFIATSPIHMEFKLKMQPNEVLKRAVEAVKLARSLCEDVEFSCEDACRSDIGFLKEVALAVIEAGAKTLNLPDTVGYRLPQELGYIIKELKSCVGDLAILSVHCHNDLGLAVANSLAGIQNGARQLECTINGLGERAGNTALEEVVMILKTRKDIFGDLETRINTKEIYAASKLVADITGICPQPNKAIVGKNAFAHESGIHQDGMLKHRETYEIMSASDIGIPQDKGLVLGKHSGRAAFKDKLTSLGFNDLTKEALDNAFEKFKVLCDKKKEVYDEDIRALLTEEATKIPQVFELLAMQISSDSNGVPYAAISILKDGISRIDAAIGNGSVDAILKTIDRISGYNGILKDYKVEAVSEGKDALAKVVVKAEFEPNKPAFIGHGLHLDTLQATAKAYLGALNSYLSMRSLIAK, from the coding sequence ATGGAAATGATTAAGATTTTTGATACAACTTTAAGAGATGGTGAGCAAAGCCCAGGTGCTTCTATGAATACAGAAGAAAAAGTCAAACTTGCTTTACAATTAGAACGACTTGGTGTAGATATAATGGAAGCCGGGTTTGCAGCAGCAAGTCCGGGGGATTTTGAAGCCATCAGTAGAATTGCTGAAGTGGTGCAAAATAGCACAATTTGTTCTCTAGCGCGTGCGATTCCAAATGATATTGAACGCGCAGCAAAGGCATTAGATGGAGCCAAACAAAAGCGTATTCATACTTTTATTGCCACAAGCCCTATCCATATGGAATTTAAGCTAAAAATGCAACCTAATGAAGTGCTAAAACGCGCAGTTGAAGCAGTTAAGCTTGCTAGAAGCCTGTGTGAAGATGTGGAATTTAGTTGCGAAGATGCGTGTAGAAGCGATATAGGATTTTTAAAAGAAGTGGCTCTTGCCGTGATTGAAGCAGGTGCTAAGACTTTAAATTTACCTGATACAGTTGGCTATCGTCTGCCACAAGAATTAGGATATATTATAAAAGAGCTTAAATCTTGCGTTGGGGATTTGGCAATTTTATCTGTGCATTGTCATAATGATTTAGGATTAGCGGTTGCAAACTCGCTTGCTGGAATTCAAAATGGAGCAAGGCAATTAGAATGCACGATTAATGGGCTAGGCGAAAGAGCTGGAAATACCGCACTAGAAGAAGTTGTGATGATTTTGAAAACGCGTAAGGATATTTTTGGGGATTTAGAGACGCGTATTAACACCAAAGAAATTTACGCAGCAAGCAAGCTGGTTGCTGATATTACGGGAATTTGTCCGCAACCTAATAAGGCAATTGTAGGAAAAAATGCCTTTGCTCACGAGAGTGGAATCCATCAAGATGGAATGCTTAAACATAGGGAAACTTATGAAATTATGTCCGCAAGTGATATTGGGATTCCGCAAGATAAGGGCTTGGTACTTGGAAAGCATAGTGGAAGAGCGGCGTTTAAGGATAAATTAACAAGTTTAGGATTTAATGATTTAACCAAAGAAGCCCTTGATAACGCATTTGAGAAGTTTAAGGTGCTGTGCGATAAGAAAAAAGAAGTGTATGATGAGGATATTCGCGCACTTCTTACAGAAGAGGCAACAAAGATTCCACAAGTTTTTGAATTGCTTGCAATGCAAATTAGTAGTGATTCTAATGGCGTGCCTTATGCAGCAATTTCTATCTTAAAAGATGGGATTAGTCGTATTGACGCGGCAATTGGGAATGGGAGTGTGGATGCGATTTTAAAAACCATTGATAGAATTAGTGGATACAATGGAATCTTAAAAGATTATAAAGTAGAAGCCGTGAGTGAAGGTAAAGATGCGCTTGCAAAAGTTGTTGTAAAAGCAGAATTTGAACCTAATAAACCTGCATTTATCGGACATGGATTGCATTTGGATACTTTACAAGCCACAGCTAAAGCGTATCTTGGTGCGTTAAATAGTTATTTGTCAATGCGTTCTTTAATTGCTAAATAA
- the prmA gene encoding 50S ribosomal protein L11 methyltransferase — protein MESCYYCLSVTASDYLWLLQDKALEITGEAIEEIENGFLIRTEKSKEYIEFLKAQFVSYAKEIEQIFGETVGLELSVSICENEDWIAKYRDSITPIECGRYYIHPSWYAKKNNKINVIIDPALAFGSGHHASTFGCLKALDALELQNKKVLDVGCGSGILSICAKKSGAIVWACDTDEVAVDSTKENMRKNGVVLDQVFLGSLHVIPQNKESFDIVLANLLADIIVALPLRDFVKKEGYLILSGILEKYLQKVLDKFKDFKVISQEINTEWVTLVLQK, from the coding sequence ATGGAGTCTTGTTATTATTGCCTAAGCGTTACAGCAAGTGATTATTTATGGCTATTGCAAGATAAAGCACTTGAAATAACAGGTGAGGCGATTGAAGAGATTGAAAATGGATTCCTTATTCGCACGGAAAAATCTAAAGAATATATAGAATTTTTAAAGGCACAATTTGTTTCCTATGCAAAAGAGATAGAGCAAATCTTTGGTGAGACAGTTGGCTTAGAATTAAGTGTTAGTATTTGTGAGAATGAGGATTGGATTGCTAAATACCGCGATTCCATTACCCCTATTGAATGTGGAAGATATTATATCCACCCTTCTTGGTATGCTAAAAAAAATAACAAAATTAATGTTATTATAGATCCAGCACTTGCTTTTGGGAGCGGACATCACGCAAGTACTTTCGGCTGTTTGAAAGCTTTAGATGCATTGGAGCTTCAAAATAAGAAGGTTTTAGATGTGGGTTGCGGAAGTGGGATTTTAAGCATTTGCGCTAAAAAAAGTGGTGCGATTGTGTGGGCTTGTGATACTGATGAAGTGGCAGTAGATTCTACAAAAGAGAATATGCGAAAAAATGGTGTGGTTTTAGATCAAGTCTTTTTGGGGTCTTTACACGTAATTCCACAAAACAAGGAATCTTTTGATATTGTTTTAGCAAATCTTTTAGCCGATATCATTGTGGCACTGCCTTTACGGGATTTTGTAAAAAAAGAAGGATATTTGATTTTATCAGGAATTTTAGAGAAATATTTACAAAAAGTTCTTGATAAATTCAAAGATTTTAAAGTTATATCACAAGAAATTAATACAGAGTGGGTAACTTTAGTTTTACAAAAATAA